A single window of Watersipora subatra chromosome 11, tzWatSuba1.1, whole genome shotgun sequence DNA harbors:
- the LOC137408807 gene encoding uncharacterized protein, which translates to MVNDNDHKKVTFKKLTESGILTSSAETLAVAKNKNAQRALQKDLAIISLEAKIAFKNQTAVINSARIKSAKFIDSAAIQMVRVASRSACSHKNSRAHTVPHQPNLRYAPASATERAVSLPELATRTRLYRTPKGKRPSTVHKMNDLNIEERIQGWIQDQVKFNSMTGIRPQNVLVT; encoded by the exons ATGGTGAACGATAATGACCACAAGAAGGTTACATTCAAGAAACTGACAGAAAGCGGAATTCTGACGAGCAGTGCTGAGACGCTCGCCGTTGCTAAGAACAAGAATGCGCAGAGAGCTCTTCAGAAAG ATTTGGCCATAATATCCTTGGAAGCAAAGATAGcatttaaaaatcaaacagCCGTTATTAACTCCGCACGAATAAAGTCAGCCAAGTTTATCGACAGCGCTGCCATACAAATGGTCAGAGTGGCAAGCAGATCAGCATGTTCTCATAAAAACAGCAGAGCCCATACGGTACCTCATCAACCGAATCTGAG ATATGCACCTGCATCTGCGACCGAGAGAGCTGTCTCTTTACCAGAATTAGCAACAAGAACGCGCCTCTACCGCACACCTAAAGGTAAAAGACCGAGCACAGTCCATAAAATGAATGACTTAAATATTGAAGAAAGAATACAAGGCTGGATTCAAGACCAAGTTAAGTTCAATTCAATGACGGGTATTCGTCCTCAGAATGTTCTAGTGACATAA